A portion of the Cryptomeria japonica chromosome 5, Sugi_1.0, whole genome shotgun sequence genome contains these proteins:
- the LOC131067338 gene encoding leucine-rich repeat protein 1-like: MAAASASMLCIFIVICSPLPAPSTANGEVDALIDVKKMILKDPLNSLQSWDPSSPNPCMWMNVYCDANGVVYKVLLPRIKPYEALSPRIGDLQNLEHL; encoded by the exons ATGGCTGCTGCATCCGCATCTATGTTGTGCATATTTATTGTTATCTGCAGCCCCCTCCCTGCTCCATCAACTGCCAACGGTGAGGTTGATGCGCTGATTGATGTGAAAAAGATGATATTGAAAGACCCTTTGAATTCTCTGCAATCGTGGGATCCCTCCTCGCCCAATCCCTGCATGTGGATGAATGTCTACTGTGATGCCAACGGCGTTGTCTACAAGGT GCTATTGCCACGCATAAAGCCTTACGAGGCTCTCTCTCCCAGGATCGGTGATCTTCAGAACTTAGAACATTTGTAA